In Prochlorococcus marinus XMU1406, the genomic stretch AATAACATCTGCTTTTGATAGTTCTTCGGCGAATTCTTTAGTAAATTGCTTTACTCGAGAGTATCTATGGGGTTGAAATATAGCTATTAGTCTATTTTCTTGAACTTCCGTATTATGTTTTTGCTTAATAAATAATCTTCCTAATTTAATCGCCTCTTTTATTTCGTTTGGGTGATGTGCATAATCATCATATATACTTCTTGCATCTATTTCACCTCTTAATTCAAATCTTTTTTTTGGGAGTTTCAGATATTTTATATTTTGCTTAATTTCTATAAAATCTACTCCTAGCATTCTTGAAGCTGCTATGGCTGCGGTGATATTAGATAAATTGTGTAATCCTGGAATTGGAATCTTTAAACTACTAACAAAATTTCCATTTTCATAATATTTTCCAATTGAATACTTTGAGTTAATTTCAGTTGGGATTATTGCATAGGCTACGTTTTTAGCCGTAGTGTTTGACCACTTATAATTAGAATAAAAATTATTTCTTGAGGTTTCACAATCAAAATTAACTAATAATTTCTTTGAGTTTGTAGCGAAACTTTTAAAAGAAGATATGACTTCACTTAAATTAGAAAAATAATCGCAATGATCAAAATCAATGTTATTGATTATTCCAATGTCAGATTTATATTTGTTAATTGTCCCATCAGATTCATCAACTTCAGCTACTAAGTATTTTGTATTTTCTAAATGACAATTAGAATTGTAGATAGGAATTATTCCTCCAGTTATTGATGAAGAATTGTGTGTGCATAACTCAAGTATTGTAGAAAGAAATGTACTGGTTGATGTTTTTCCGTGGCTGCCTGATACCGCCAATGTAGTGTAAGTGCGCATTAGCATTGCAAGTATCTCTGAACGATGTTTTATTGATAATTTTTTTTCTCTGCAGTACGAAAATTCTTCATTTTCTGGCTTGATCGCCGAGCTTACAACAAAATTAATCAATTTGTTGGTAAATTTTGAAATAACAAATTCAATATTTTGTCCAACTTGAGAAGTAAAGATTACTGCACCTAACTTTTTTAATTTATTAGTTTCATCGTTTTTAACTAAATCAGATCCCGAAACTGAACAGCCTTTTTTAAGTAAACCCATTGCTAATGCTGACATTCCAATCCCTCCAATCCCAATAAAATGAAAATGACTTTTCAATAGTAATTCTTTATCCAATGTTTATCTTTTACTTAAATC encodes the following:
- the murC gene encoding UDP-N-acetylmuramate--L-alanine ligase, with translation MDKELLLKSHFHFIGIGGIGMSALAMGLLKKGCSVSGSDLVKNDETNKLKKLGAVIFTSQVGQNIEFVISKFTNKLINFVVSSAIKPENEEFSYCREKKLSIKHRSEILAMLMRTYTTLAVSGSHGKTSTSTFLSTILELCTHNSSSITGGIIPIYNSNCHLENTKYLVAEVDESDGTINKYKSDIGIINNIDFDHCDYFSNLSEVISSFKSFATNSKKLLVNFDCETSRNNFYSNYKWSNTTAKNVAYAIIPTEINSKYSIGKYYENGNFVSSLKIPIPGLHNLSNITAAIAASRMLGVDFIEIKQNIKYLKLPKKRFELRGEIDARSIYDDYAHHPNEIKEAIKLGRLFIKQKHNTEVQENRLIAIFQPHRYSRVKQFTKEFAEELSKADVIYVTSIYGAGEGNEDKITSKIITDLIYKTNKNVCYVNNYYEVAKNFYELTQKGDLILNMGAGDCHNFWSILNEKNN